Proteins from one Camelina sativa cultivar DH55 chromosome 8, Cs, whole genome shotgun sequence genomic window:
- the LOC104707691 gene encoding oxygen-evolving enhancer protein 3-2, chloroplastic, which produces MAQAVTSMAGLRGASQAVLEGSLQVNGSNRLNISRVTVGSQRTGLVIRAQQNESVPESSRRSVIGLVAAGLAGGSFVKAVFAEAIPIKVGGPPLPSGGLPGTDNSDQARDFSLALKDRFYLQPLSPTEAAARAKESAKEIINVKSLIDKKAWPYVQNDLRLRASYLRYDLNTVISAKPKGEKQGLKELTGKLFQTIDNLDYAARSKSSPDAEKYYSETVSSLNNVLAKLG; this is translated from the exons atggctcaAGCAGTGACTTCGATGGCTGGTTTACGTGGCGCATCTCAGGCTGTTCTTGAAGGAAGTCTCCAGGTCAACGGCTCAAACCGTTTGAACATCTCAAGAGTCACGGTTGGGTCTCAGAGAACCGGACTTGTGATCAGGGCTCAGCAGAACGAGTCTGTGCCTGAAAGTAGTCGTCGGTCGGTGATCGGGCTCGTGGCGGCTGGTTTAGCCGGTGGTTCGTTCGTTAAAGCTGTTTTTGCTGAAGCTATTCCGATCAAAGTTGGTGGTCCTCCACTTCCTTCGGGTGGTTTAC CTGGAACTGATAACTCAGACCAGGCAAGAGACTTTTCATTGGCATTGAAAGACAGGTTTTACTTACAGCCACTGTCACCAACAGAAGCTGCAGCTAGAGCCAAAGAATCTGCTAAAGAGATCATCAACGTTAAGTCATTGATCGACAAAAAAGCTTGGCCTTACGTTCAGAACGATCTCCGTTTAAGAGCATCGTACCTCCGTTACGATCTTAACACCGTCATCTCCGCTAAGCCTAAGGGAGAGAAGCAGGGCCTTAAAGAACTTACCGGCAAGCTCTTCCAAACCATCGACAAc TTGGACTATGCGGCGAGGTCAAAGAGCAGCCCAGATGCTGAGAAGTATTACTCTGAAACGGTCTCAAGTTTGAACAATGTTCTTGCCAAGCTCggttaa
- the LOC104707692 gene encoding kinesin-like protein KIN-14D, with the protein MPLLRNQNRAPLPSPNVKKEALSSVPLERRRRLETQVTGRRQVLSTVNRQDVTANSDVGSTDECGKVEFTKDEVLALLNERAKAGKFDTKAKIEQMTDIIKKLKFCVRWFQQVEETNVQEKENLRSSLESAEQRYNDKELDAKTKEDRLQETIAEMKESMTSLQEKFSKEELNKLDAIENHRREKECRVSAEKLQDSLREELDKVKEDKMAAKNKVTSLEDMYKRLQEYNTSLQQYNTKLQTDLQAVREAHTRAEKEKSSILENLTTLRGHSKSLQEQLALSRVSQDEAVKQKESLLTEVKNLRSELQQVRDDRDRQVVQSKNLADEILMYKESVGKSSHELDILIAKSGSLEETCSLQKERIKMLEQELTFAKEKLKMVDASMSHTITEFEEQKQLMHELQDRLADTEHQLCEGELLRKKLHNTILELKGNIRVFCRVRPLLPDDGRQEASVIAYPTSTESLGRGIDVVQTGNKHPFTFDKVFDHGASQEEVFFEISQLVQSALDGYKVCIFAYGQTGSGKTYTMMGRPDKPEQKGLIPRSLEQIFKTSQSLSTQGWKYKMQVSMLEIYNESIRDLLMTNRTIAIESVRGDSSSTSGRQYTITHDANGNTHVSDLTIVDVCSIGQISSLLQQAAQSRSVGKTQMNEQSSRSHFVFTLRISGVNESTEQQVQGVLNLIDLAGSERLSKSGATGERLKETQAINKSLSALSDVIFALAKKEDHVPFRNSKLTYLLQPCLGGDSKTLMFVNISPDPSSTGESLCSLRFAARVNACEIGIPRRQTSAKLLDSRLSYG; encoded by the exons ATGCCGCTTCTTCGTAACCAGAATCGCGCTCCTTTGCCTAGCCCAAACGTC AAAAAGGAAGCTTTGTCAAGTGTTCCTTTAGAGAGGCGAAGGAGATTGGAAACGCAAGTTACTGGAAGAAGACAAGTTCTTTCGACAGTGAACAGACAAGATGTTACGGCGAACAGCGATGTGGGCAGCACAGATGAGTGTGGTAAAGTTGAATTTACGAAAGATGAAGTTTTGGCTTTGCTTAACGAGAGAGCCAAAGCTGGCAAATTTGATACCAAG GCTAAGATTGAGCAAATGACGGATATTATCAAGAAGCttaagttttgtgttagatggTTCCAACAAGTGGAAGAGACGAATGTCCAGGAGAAGGAAAACCTTCGTTCTTCTCTTGAATCTGCTGAGCAAAGATACAATGATAAAG AGTTGGATGCAAAGACCAAAGAGGATAGGCTACAAGAAACTATAGCTGAGATGAAGGAGAGCATGACATCACTACAGGAAAAGTTCTCCAAGGAGGAGTTAAACAAGTTG GATGCAATTGAAAATcatagaagagaaaaagaatgtAGAGTTTCAGCTGAGAAGCTTCAGGATTCTCTCCGAGAAGAGCTTGACAAAGTGAAAGAAGACAAAATGGCTGCCAAGAATAAG gtGACGTCCCTTGAAGATATGTACAAAAGGCTGCAAGAGTACAACACAAGTTTGCAACAATATAACACTAAACTCCAGACTGATCTTCAAGCAGTTCGAGAGGCACACACTCGTGCTGAAAAGGAAAAGTCAAGTATACTAGAGAACCTTACTACACTTAGGGGTCACAGCAAATCACTACAGGAACAACTAGCGTTGAGCCGG GTTTCACAAGATGAAGCGGTAAAACAAAAGGAGTCATTGCTGACGGAGGTCAAGAACCTTCGGAGCGAGCTCCAACAAGTTCGGGATGATCGTGATCGCCAGGTTGTACAGTCGAAAAATCTGGCTGATGAGATACTGATGTATAAGGAGAGTGTTGGAAAGTCTTCTCATGAGTTGGACATTTTAATAGCTAAATCAGGATCCTTGGAG GAAACATGTTCGTTGCAAAAAGAGCGTATAAAAATGTTGGAGCAAGAATTAACTTTTGCTAAGGAAAAGCTAAAG ATGGTAGATGCATCTATGTCTCATACTATAACAGAATTTGAAGAGCAGAAACAGCTTATGCACGAATTGCAAGATCGCCTTGCAGACACGGAGCATCAACTTTGTGAAGGAGAATTGTTACGAAAGAAGCTCCATAACACCATCCTt GAACTCAAAGGAAACATACGTGTGTTCTGCCGAGTGCGCCCCTTGCTACCAGATGATGGACGCCAAGAGGCTAGTGTTATTGCCTATCCTACATCAACTGAATCTCTTGGGAGAGGCATTGACGTGGTCCAAACTG GTAACAAGCATCCTTTCACCTTCGACAAGGTCTTCGACCACGGGGCTTCTCAGGAGGAAGTATTCTTTGAAATATCTCAACTTGTACAGAGCGCATTAGATGGCTACAAG GTGTGTATTTTTGCATACGGTCAGACAGGTTCTGGCAAAACCTACACCATGATGGGCAGGCCAGACAAGCCAGAACAGAAGGGACTGATCCCTAGATCACTGgaacaaatcttcaaaactaGCCAGTCTCTTAGTACCCAAGGTTGGAAATACAAGATGCAG GTCTCAATGTTGGAGATCTACAATGAGTCCATCAGAGACTTGCTTATGACAAACCGAACAATTGCTATAGAGTCTGTGCGAGGAGACAGTAGTAGCACCTCTGGAAGACAGTatacaatcacacatgatgctAATGGAAACACGCATGTTAGTGACCTGACAATAGTAGATGTATGTAGCATCGGACAAATTTCTTCACTATTGCAGCAGGCCGCTCAGAGCAG GTCCGTTGGTAAGACTCAAATGAACGAGCAGTCATCAAGGAGTCACTTCGTGTTTACTCTTCGAATTTCTGGTGTGAATGAG AGTACTGAACAGCAGGTACAAGGAGTTCTTAACCTAATTGATCTTGCTGGAAGTGAACGACTCTCAAAGAGCGGGGCAACCGGAGAGCGGTTAAAAGAGACACag GCTATAAATAAAAGCTTGTCTGCTTTGAGTGATGTTATATTTGCATTGGCTAAGAAAGAGGATCATGTTCCTTTCAGAAACTCAAAGTTGACATATTTGCTCCAG CCGTGTTTAGGAGGAGACTCAAAAACCTTAATGTTTGTGAATATATCACCTGATCCATCTTCTACTGGAGAGTCCCTTTGCTCTCTTCGGTTTGCGGCTAGAGTGAATGCTTGTGAGATTGGAATACCTCGCAGACAAACTTCCGCAAAACTCCTCGACTCTCGCCTGAGTTACGGTTAA
- the LOC104707695 gene encoding protein YLS9-like — protein MTPDRTTIPIRTSPVPLAQPIKRHHSASYYAHRVKESLSTRISKFICAMFLLVLFFVGVIAFILWLSLRPHRPRFHIHDFVVQGLDQPTGFESARIAFNVTILNPNQHMGVFFDSVDGFIYYKDERVGSSPLLNPFFQQPTNTQIVTGTLTGASLTVNSRRWTEFTNDRAQGNVGFRLEIVSNIRFKLHRWISKHHRMHANCDIVVGRDGLILPKFNHKRCPVYFS, from the coding sequence ATGACACCAGACCGAACAACTATCCCGATCCGCACCAGTCCGGTGCCCCTAGCTCAACCCATAAAGCGTCACCATTCGGCTAGCTACTATGCTCACCGGGTCAAAGAAAGCCTCTCAACCCGGATATCAAAATTCATATGTGCaatgtttcttttggttttgttctttgtaGGAGTCATTGCTTTTATCCTTTGGCTTAGTTTACGCCCTCATCGACCTCGTTTCCATATCCATGACTTCGTGGTCCAAGGTCTAGACCAGCCTACCGGATTCGAAAGCGCAAGAATTGCTTTCAACGTAACcatactaaaccctaaccaacACATGGGTGTTTTTTTTGATTCCGTGGACGGTTTTATTTACTACAAAGATGAACGGGTCGGATCAAGCCCGTTGCTAAACCCCTTTTTCCAGCAGCCGACAAACACACAAATTGTGACCGGGACGCTGACTGGAGCTTCCTTAACGGTAAATAGTAGACGTTGGACCGAGTTTACTAACGATCGAGCACAAGGAAACGTGGGTTTTAGGCTCGAAATAGTTTCGAATATTCGGTTTAAACTCCATAGGTGGATCAGTAAACACCATAGGATGCACGCTAACTGCGATATCGTGGTTGGACGAGACGGGTTAATCTTGCCCAAGTTTAACCATAAACGGTGTCCGGTCTACTTCTCTTAG
- the LOC104707696 gene encoding uncharacterized protein LOC104707696 yields MNPALHEYLVRADVRIWTRVHFPGYRYNLLTSDIAESMNKIMSYARSYPIVQLLEEIRSMMTRWFSDRRSDALKMTTVLTRGVEKILQGHVDYAKLLTVQDIDEYQVQVTSGTSLHVVNLRDKKCMCRRFDLEKLPCAHAIAAGEYRNSSRISMSHPYYRKNYVYTSYANAIRPREFDKSVPGHVRTKNSF; encoded by the exons ATGAATCCAGCACTACATGAGTACCTCGTAAGGGCTGATGTGCGTATTTGGACTCGTGTACATTTCCCAGGTTATAGGTACAACTTGCTTACAAGCGacattgcagaatcaatgaataAGATCATGTCATATGCTAGGAGTTATCCTATTGTACAACTATTGGAAGAAATAAGGTCAATGATGACTAGGTGGTTTTCAGATAGAAGGAGTGATGCATTGAAGATGACAACAGTTTTGACACGTGGTGTAGAGAAAATTCTCCAG ggTCATGTGGATTATGCTAAGTTACTTACTGTCCAAGATATCGACGAATACCAAGTACAAGTAACAAGTGGGACATCTCTGCATGTTGTCAATTTGAGAGATAAAAAGTGTATGTGTCGCAGGTTTGACTTGGAGAAACTCCCTTGTGCACACGCAATTGCGGCCGGTGAATACAGAAACAGCTCTCGCATTTCAATGAGTCATCCTTATTATCGGAAAAACTACGTGTACACTTCCTACGCGAATGCCATCAGGCCAAGGGAGTTTGATAAATCTGTTCCTGGACATGTGAGAACAAAG AACTCTTTTTAA
- the LOC104707698 gene encoding uncharacterized protein LOC104707698, which translates to MDVLFETQCGKKFCIELGYWDTVSEIKKKIEKYQRFPVLIQTLVFQGNVLQDHLYIGKCKIVHNSRVILFVSPYPYNPNDPVLQSEQSSIPSNPIGDLIYGEDLPLTTEAVLNIRLFFPVMKTDEIYVQDSPVRNNDQSPPSDAAKQIINGHQDSTVTVHQVLQSPPSNSVKMKISIQDSPVKVSIT; encoded by the coding sequence ATGGATGTGCTCTTCGAAACTCAGTGTGGTAAAAAGTTCTGCATTGAATTGGGGTACTGGGACACAGTGTCGGAGATCAAAAAGAAGATTGAGAAGTATCAACGTTTCCCTGTTCTGATACAAACCCTTGTCTTCCAAGGCAACGTTCTTCAAGATCATCTTTATATCGGAAAATGCAAGATTGTCCACAACTCTCGAGTTATACTCTTCGTCTCTCCTTACCCTTATAACCCCAACGATCCAGTTCTTCAATCGGAGCAATCTTCAATACCGTCAAACCCGATCGGTGATCTCATCTACGGTGAGGATTTGCCTTTGACAACCGAAGCTGTCTTGAATATTCGACTTTTCTTCCCTGTGATGAAGACCGATGAAATATACGTTCAAGATTCGCCGGTGAGGAACAACGATCAATCTCCACCGTCAGACGCAGCGAAACAGATCATCAACGGTCATCAAGATTCGACTGTGACGGTTCATCAAGTACTTCAGTCTCCACCATCAAACTCAGTTAAGATGAAGATTAGCATTCAAGATTCGCCTGTAAAAGTGAGCATAACATGA